CGCCTTCAAGTCTTCCCTGGCCTGACGCTTTGCGACAATCGCCGGCATGATAACGGGGTTCAGGACCTGCGTGACGAGCCTGTCGAAAACCTGCGTCAAGTTGATCGCGCGGCTGTACAAACCGACGGACGCGAAGTCGAGGATCCTGGCCAAGAATAGCTGGGGCGCCAGATTGTAGAAGATGTTGATGACGCTGACTCCACTCGAATAGAGGCCAAAGCTGACGATGTCGCGGTAGGCGAGCAGCGAAGGACGCAACGCGCCGGGGTCCCGGTGGCCGACCAGTAACGCCAGAGTCAGGGCCACGTTTCCAGCCAGACCGCCCCAGACCGGCGCCATATAGCTCAAGCCTGCTACCGCGAGTCCAATCGAGACCAGCGCGGTCACAAGGCCAGACGCAAAGTTGCATACGGCCAACGTGCCGAACTTCATGTCCCTTCGCAGCAAGGCAGAATACGTGCCGGAGATCGGCAGGAGCAGGAAATTCAGGGCTGAGACCTCGATCGCTTCCTTAAGACTATCCTGCGCGAACAACAGCGACAGCTTGTCGGCGAAGACGAACAGAAGAACGCAAACCGCACCCGAAATGATGAACGTCATGGTGAAGGCCGAGCGGACATCTTCGGCCGACAAGTCACGCTTTTGAATCAGATAATTGCCGCCTCCGAACTCTTGGAACGAGGCCGCAATGACCAACGCGATGGCGTTGACGACTGCATAGACTCCGAATTCCGCCGGCGACAACAAGCGAGAAAGGACCGCGGTGGCCACGAAGAACACGACGAGGTTGCCGTAGCGGTCGGCCGCGGAAAGCAGAATGGAACGTTGGACCGAATTCATCGCGAAACCGTCGCTTGTCGGCTCATGGCAATGCCCGCTGGCATCAAGATCTAGGCCGTCGCGCGGGCGCGCTCCCGAACCAGCTGCGGTTGCTTGAGGAGGACCGGTTTGCCGTGCTCCGCGATCGAGCGCGACGCCGCCTCCAGCACTTCGATGACCCGCAATGCGGAGGTGCCGTCGGAGATCGGCCGGCTACCGCTGCGCACGCAGTCCAGAAAATGCCCGACTTCCGTCTGCAGCGCCTCATGGGGCGAGATATGCGGAGCCCACATGTCGCCGGCACGATATCCAATTCGGAACTGGTGTGCGTCCTCG
This genomic stretch from Bradyrhizobium daqingense harbors:
- a CDS encoding oligosaccharide flippase family protein translates to MNSVQRSILLSAADRYGNLVVFFVATAVLSRLLSPAEFGVYAVVNAIALVIAASFQEFGGGNYLIQKRDLSAEDVRSAFTMTFIISGAVCVLLFVFADKLSLLFAQDSLKEAIEVSALNFLLLPISGTYSALLRRDMKFGTLAVCNFASGLVTALVSIGLAVAGLSYMAPVWGGLAGNVALTLALLVGHRDPGALRPSLLAYRDIVSFGLYSSGVSVINIFYNLAPQLFLARILDFASVGLYSRAINLTQVFDRLVTQVLNPVIMPAIVAKRQAREDLKAVYLEAIQLLSVAQWPFLIFVAFMARPIIAIWLGPTWLEIVPLVRLLCFANMALFAACLSYPVLVAVGSVRDALISSCISLPPSLLVLLGASFFGVQAVAGAALVTLPFQAAVAIYFIGRHLRFGLKDLVQALKRSAIVTAATAFGVAGCTTLMEAGVLSPLAGLVLATCAAALCWWLGLLLTGHPLLHQLHQVVADLARIVPRLRLSRSAL